Proteins encoded together in one Mauremys reevesii isolate NIE-2019 linkage group 11, ASM1616193v1, whole genome shotgun sequence window:
- the PLCD4 gene encoding 1-phosphatidylinositol 4,5-bisphosphate phosphodiesterase delta-4 isoform X1, producing MALHLYSPRLQLDETLEQMQQGTLMRKVKSKSWKKQRYFKLQDDCMTVWYKSKKTGNTKYTFSISDVETVREGHQSEVLQSLAEEFPPEHCFTVVFHGRRGNLDLIAGSPEEAQCWVRGLRRLVEIVTKMDQQEKMDQWICDWFHKADKNKDGRMSFKEVRQLLRMMNMDMNEDHALRLFQMADGSESGTLEGEEFVLFYKALTQRDDVLGVFQAFSQDGKKLTLLELVDFLQQEQLEGENTQEFAMELIARYEPSESARARHVLSLDGFLLYLRSPEGAIFNPVHGPLCQDMTQPLCHYFISSSHNTYLLEDQLRGQSSVEGYIRALKRGCRCLEVDCWDGPSGEPVVYHGHTFTSKIPFQDVVSTLGQYAFQASDYPVILSLENHCGPEQQHLMAQHLTGILGERLLTAPLDARDPPQLPSPEELRGRIILKGKRAESLAHSPSGQPDEAPEGEASEDDDGLEAEEESLSQEAKRKAETSQAQELSDCIVYCHSVPFGGFQPALARRRPYETASLPEAKARKLVKEAGNEFVRHTARQLTRIYPSGLRTDSSNYDPQEMWNVGCQLVALNVQTAGVEMDLCDGLFRQNARCGYVLKPAFLRDAGTAFDPNDPRSGAGGGPWSLAIQVISGQQLPKVAGSKASAIVDPLVRVEIHGVPADQARQETQAVDNNGFNPRWGETLRFKVHVPELALVRFVVEDYDKASRNDFVGQFTLPFASIKSGYRHVHLLSKDGTAIPPSSLFVHVQITELPSPE from the exons ATGGCATTGCACCTGTACAGCCCCC GCCTGCAGCTGGATGAGACCCTGGAGCAGATGCAGCAGGGGACTCTGATGCGGAAGGTGAAGTCCAAGAGCTGGAAGAAGCAGCGATACTTCAAGCTGCAGGACGACTGCATGACCGTCTGGTACAAGTCCAAGAAGACTGGCAACACCAAGTATACCT tctccATCAGCGACGTGGAGACGGTGCGGGAGGGGCACCAGTCCGAGGTGCTGCAGAGCCTGGCTGAGGAGTTCCCGCCCGAGCACTGCTTCACCGTCGTCTTCCACGGGCGGCGCGGGAACCTGGACCTGATCGCCGGCTCCCCCGAGGAGGCGCAGTGCTGGGTCCGGGGCCTGCGCCGCCTGGTGGAGATCGTCACCAAGATGGACCAGCAGGAGAAGATGGATCA GTGGATCTGCGACTGGTTCCACAAGGCCGATAAGAACAAGGACGGGCGCATGAGCTTCAAGGAGGTGCGGCAGCTCCTCCGGATGATGAACATGGACATGAACGAGGACCACGCGCTGCGGCTCTTCCAG ATGGCTGACGGGTCGGAGTCGGGGACGCTGGAGGGCGAGGAGTTCGTGCTGTTCTACAAGGCGCTGACGCAGCGAGACGACGTGCTGGGCGTCTTCCAGGCGTTCTCCCAGGACGGGAAGAAGCTGACCCTGCTGGAGCTGGTGGATttcctgcagcaggagcagctggagggGGAGAACACGCAGGAGTTCGCCATGGAGCTGATTGCCAGATACGAGCCGTCTGAGAGCG CCAGGGCGCGCCACGTGCTGAGCCTCGACGGCTTCCTCCTGTACCTGCGCTCGCCGGAAGGTGCCATCTTTAACCCCGTTCACGGGCCGCTTTGCCAGGACATGACACAGCCCCTCTGCCACTATTTCATCTCCTCCTCGCACAACACCTACCTGCTGGAGGACCAGCTCCGGGGCCAGAGCAGCGTCGAGGGCTACATCAG GGCTCTGAAGCGGGGCTGCCGCTGCTTGGAGGTGGACTGCTGGGACGGGCCCAGCGGGGAGCCCGTCGTCTACCACGGCCACACGTTCACCTCCAAGATCCCCTTCCAGGACGTGGTCAGCACCCTGGGGCAGTACGCCTTCCAG GCGTCCGACTATCCCGTCATCCTGTCCCTGGAGAACCACTGCGGCCCGGAGCAGCAGCACCTCATGGCCCAGCACCTGACGGGCATCCTGGGAGAGcggctgctcacggcccccctcGACGCCCGCGACCCCCCGCAGCTGCCTTCGCCGGAG gagctgagaggaaGGATCATTCTGAAGGGGAAGCGGGCAGAGAGCCTGGCGCACTCGCCGAGTGGGCAGCCGGACGAGGCCCCGGAGGGGGAGGCGTCGGAGGATGATGATGGGCTGGAGGCggaggaagagagcctgagccaGGAGGCCAAGAGGAAGGCCGAG ACGTCCCAGGCCCAGGAGCTGTCCGACTGCATCGTCTACTGCCACAGCGTCCCCTTCGGCGGCTTCCAGCCGGCGCTCGCCCGCCGCCGGCCCTACGAGACGGCCTCCCTGCCCGAGGCCAAAGCCAGGAAGCTGGTCAAGGAGGCGG ggaacgAGTTTGTCCGTCACACCGCCCGGCAGCTGACGCGGATCTACCCCAGCGGGCTGAGGACCGACTCCTCCAACTACGACCCGCAGGAGATGTGGAACGTGGGCTGCCAGCTCG TGGCCCTGAACGTGCAGACGGCCGGGGTGGAGATGGATCTGTGCGACGGGCTCTTCCGGCAGAACGCCCGCTGCGGCTACGTGCTGAAGCCGGCTTTCCTGAGGGACGCGGGAACCGCCTTCGACCCCAACGATCCccggagcggggccgggggcggccCATGGAGCCTGGCGATTCAG GTCATCAGCGGGCAGCAGCTCCCCAAGGTGGCCGGCAGCAAGGCGAGCGCCATCGTCGACCCCCTGGTGCGCGTGGAGATCCACGGTGTCCCCGCCGACCAGGCCAGGCAGGAGACCCAGGCCGTCGATAACAACG GCTTTAACCCCCGCTGGGGGGAGACGCTGCGATTCAAGGTGCACGTCCCCGAACTGGCCCTCGTGCGCTTCGTGGTGGAGGACTACGACAAGGCGTCCAGGAACGACTTCGTGGGCCAGTTCACCCTGCCCTTCGCTAGCATCAAATCAG GTTATCGTCACGTCCACCTCCTGTCCAAGGACGGCACGGCCATCCCGCCTTCCTCGCTCTTCGTTCACGTCCAAATCACGGAGCTTCCCTCCCCCGAGTAG
- the PLCD4 gene encoding 1-phosphatidylinositol 4,5-bisphosphate phosphodiesterase delta-4 isoform X2: MALHLYSPRLQLDETLEQMQQGTLMRKVKSKSWKKQRYFKLQDDCMTVWYKSKKTGNTKYTFSISDVETVREGHQSEVLQSLAEEFPPEHCFTVVFHGRRGNLDLIAGSPEEAQCWVRGLRRLVEIVTKMDQQEKMDQWICDWFHKADKNKDGRMSFKEVRQLLRMMNMDMNEDHALRLFQMADGSESGTLEGEEFVLFYKALTQRDDVLGVFQAFSQDGKKLTLLELVDFLQQEQLEGENTQEFAMELIARYEPSESARARHVLSLDGFLLYLRSPEGAIFNPVHGPLCQDMTQPLCHYFISSSHNTYLLEDQLRGQSSVEGYIRALKRGCRCLEVDCWDGPSGEPVVYHGHTFTSKIPFQDVVSTLGQYAFQELRGRIILKGKRAESLAHSPSGQPDEAPEGEASEDDDGLEAEEESLSQEAKRKAETSQAQELSDCIVYCHSVPFGGFQPALARRRPYETASLPEAKARKLVKEAGNEFVRHTARQLTRIYPSGLRTDSSNYDPQEMWNVGCQLVALNVQTAGVEMDLCDGLFRQNARCGYVLKPAFLRDAGTAFDPNDPRSGAGGGPWSLAIQVISGQQLPKVAGSKASAIVDPLVRVEIHGVPADQARQETQAVDNNGFNPRWGETLRFKVHVPELALVRFVVEDYDKASRNDFVGQFTLPFASIKSGYRHVHLLSKDGTAIPPSSLFVHVQITELPSPE, translated from the exons ATGGCATTGCACCTGTACAGCCCCC GCCTGCAGCTGGATGAGACCCTGGAGCAGATGCAGCAGGGGACTCTGATGCGGAAGGTGAAGTCCAAGAGCTGGAAGAAGCAGCGATACTTCAAGCTGCAGGACGACTGCATGACCGTCTGGTACAAGTCCAAGAAGACTGGCAACACCAAGTATACCT tctccATCAGCGACGTGGAGACGGTGCGGGAGGGGCACCAGTCCGAGGTGCTGCAGAGCCTGGCTGAGGAGTTCCCGCCCGAGCACTGCTTCACCGTCGTCTTCCACGGGCGGCGCGGGAACCTGGACCTGATCGCCGGCTCCCCCGAGGAGGCGCAGTGCTGGGTCCGGGGCCTGCGCCGCCTGGTGGAGATCGTCACCAAGATGGACCAGCAGGAGAAGATGGATCA GTGGATCTGCGACTGGTTCCACAAGGCCGATAAGAACAAGGACGGGCGCATGAGCTTCAAGGAGGTGCGGCAGCTCCTCCGGATGATGAACATGGACATGAACGAGGACCACGCGCTGCGGCTCTTCCAG ATGGCTGACGGGTCGGAGTCGGGGACGCTGGAGGGCGAGGAGTTCGTGCTGTTCTACAAGGCGCTGACGCAGCGAGACGACGTGCTGGGCGTCTTCCAGGCGTTCTCCCAGGACGGGAAGAAGCTGACCCTGCTGGAGCTGGTGGATttcctgcagcaggagcagctggagggGGAGAACACGCAGGAGTTCGCCATGGAGCTGATTGCCAGATACGAGCCGTCTGAGAGCG CCAGGGCGCGCCACGTGCTGAGCCTCGACGGCTTCCTCCTGTACCTGCGCTCGCCGGAAGGTGCCATCTTTAACCCCGTTCACGGGCCGCTTTGCCAGGACATGACACAGCCCCTCTGCCACTATTTCATCTCCTCCTCGCACAACACCTACCTGCTGGAGGACCAGCTCCGGGGCCAGAGCAGCGTCGAGGGCTACATCAG GGCTCTGAAGCGGGGCTGCCGCTGCTTGGAGGTGGACTGCTGGGACGGGCCCAGCGGGGAGCCCGTCGTCTACCACGGCCACACGTTCACCTCCAAGATCCCCTTCCAGGACGTGGTCAGCACCCTGGGGCAGTACGCCTTCCAG gagctgagaggaaGGATCATTCTGAAGGGGAAGCGGGCAGAGAGCCTGGCGCACTCGCCGAGTGGGCAGCCGGACGAGGCCCCGGAGGGGGAGGCGTCGGAGGATGATGATGGGCTGGAGGCggaggaagagagcctgagccaGGAGGCCAAGAGGAAGGCCGAG ACGTCCCAGGCCCAGGAGCTGTCCGACTGCATCGTCTACTGCCACAGCGTCCCCTTCGGCGGCTTCCAGCCGGCGCTCGCCCGCCGCCGGCCCTACGAGACGGCCTCCCTGCCCGAGGCCAAAGCCAGGAAGCTGGTCAAGGAGGCGG ggaacgAGTTTGTCCGTCACACCGCCCGGCAGCTGACGCGGATCTACCCCAGCGGGCTGAGGACCGACTCCTCCAACTACGACCCGCAGGAGATGTGGAACGTGGGCTGCCAGCTCG TGGCCCTGAACGTGCAGACGGCCGGGGTGGAGATGGATCTGTGCGACGGGCTCTTCCGGCAGAACGCCCGCTGCGGCTACGTGCTGAAGCCGGCTTTCCTGAGGGACGCGGGAACCGCCTTCGACCCCAACGATCCccggagcggggccgggggcggccCATGGAGCCTGGCGATTCAG GTCATCAGCGGGCAGCAGCTCCCCAAGGTGGCCGGCAGCAAGGCGAGCGCCATCGTCGACCCCCTGGTGCGCGTGGAGATCCACGGTGTCCCCGCCGACCAGGCCAGGCAGGAGACCCAGGCCGTCGATAACAACG GCTTTAACCCCCGCTGGGGGGAGACGCTGCGATTCAAGGTGCACGTCCCCGAACTGGCCCTCGTGCGCTTCGTGGTGGAGGACTACGACAAGGCGTCCAGGAACGACTTCGTGGGCCAGTTCACCCTGCCCTTCGCTAGCATCAAATCAG GTTATCGTCACGTCCACCTCCTGTCCAAGGACGGCACGGCCATCCCGCCTTCCTCGCTCTTCGTTCACGTCCAAATCACGGAGCTTCCCTCCCCCGAGTAG